The proteins below come from a single Natrinema sp. SYSU A 869 genomic window:
- the pheT gene encoding phenylalanine--tRNA ligase subunit beta, whose protein sequence is MPTVDIDPDELRDLTGHDEKSDEELQEDLFGLGLEFEGRTEDGAFELEFAPDRLDRLSVEGVARSMRYQYGDARGVHVPSPNSPEWTIEVDESVPDERPYVTGAVVRDVDLDEESLESIIQLQEKLHATMGRKRAKGAIGIHDLTMLKGTAVTEGNPTIQYVGVEPDEDRFVPLDSDQEMTPADVLEDHQTGQTYADLVSEYERYPSIYDSIGLFSFPPVINGRRTEVSTDSRDLFVEMTGTDQWTIDKMLNIVCYALSARGATIEEVRVEYPDSESANVDLDGSRTQLGGHELIRPDLSMKTKTVAHDRIETILGIGLDPDEVLDLAERSGLAAEKEENEDGNLVYEVTIPPYRVDVLHPLDVIDDLGRAYGFNELEPRYPDVGTVGGRHERSRLENAARTQLVGLGFEDLLNFHMISEGENYDRLNVSPGDDVYGAGEPATIKEPYSEDFTMLRTWLMPSLLMVLERNTHRSYPQNLAEIGFAAEVDESENTGVAEGRRVGAVLAHHEAGYEDAKARLQTLTRNFDVDIETPPTDHPTFISGRTAAIVIDGEEVGVIGEVHPKVLVEHDLEVPVSAFEFDLEALR, encoded by the coding sequence TCCGTCGAGGGCGTCGCCCGCTCGATGCGGTATCAGTACGGCGACGCACGGGGCGTCCACGTTCCCTCACCGAACTCTCCCGAGTGGACCATCGAGGTCGACGAGTCAGTTCCGGACGAGCGGCCGTACGTCACGGGCGCGGTCGTCCGCGACGTGGATCTGGACGAGGAGAGTCTCGAGTCGATCATCCAGTTACAGGAGAAGCTCCACGCGACGATGGGTCGCAAGCGCGCGAAGGGCGCGATCGGGATTCACGACCTGACAATGCTGAAGGGGACTGCTGTAACGGAGGGCAACCCGACGATCCAGTACGTCGGCGTCGAACCCGACGAGGACCGGTTCGTCCCCCTCGATTCCGATCAGGAGATGACGCCGGCCGACGTGCTCGAGGACCACCAGACGGGCCAAACCTACGCGGACCTCGTCAGCGAGTACGAACGGTATCCGTCGATCTACGACAGTATCGGACTGTTCTCGTTCCCGCCTGTCATTAATGGCCGGCGGACCGAGGTCTCGACGGACTCGAGAGACCTGTTCGTCGAGATGACCGGCACCGACCAGTGGACGATCGACAAGATGCTAAACATCGTCTGCTATGCGCTGTCGGCCCGCGGAGCCACGATCGAGGAGGTGCGGGTCGAATACCCGGATAGCGAGTCCGCGAACGTGGACTTGGACGGGAGCCGGACGCAGCTCGGCGGACACGAACTCATCCGGCCCGACCTCTCGATGAAGACGAAGACGGTCGCCCACGACCGCATCGAGACCATCCTCGGGATCGGGCTCGACCCCGACGAGGTACTCGACCTCGCGGAGCGATCGGGGCTCGCGGCCGAAAAGGAGGAGAACGAGGACGGAAACTTGGTCTACGAGGTGACGATCCCGCCCTACCGCGTCGACGTACTCCACCCGTTGGACGTCATCGACGATCTCGGGCGAGCGTACGGCTTCAACGAACTTGAGCCGCGCTACCCCGACGTGGGGACCGTCGGTGGCCGCCACGAGCGCTCTCGACTCGAGAACGCCGCCCGCACGCAACTCGTCGGGCTGGGCTTCGAGGACCTGCTGAACTTCCACATGATCAGCGAGGGGGAGAACTACGACCGCCTCAACGTGTCCCCCGGTGACGATGTCTACGGGGCCGGCGAGCCGGCGACCATCAAAGAGCCCTACAGCGAGGACTTTACCATGCTGCGGACCTGGCTCATGCCCTCGCTGCTGATGGTCCTCGAGCGGAACACTCACCGATCGTATCCCCAGAACCTCGCCGAAATTGGCTTCGCGGCCGAGGTCGATGAGTCGGAGAACACCGGCGTCGCGGAGGGCCGCCGCGTCGGAGCCGTCCTCGCCCACCACGAGGCCGGCTACGAGGACGCCAAAGCGCGGCTACAGACACTCACTCGCAACTTCGACGTCGATATCGAGACGCCGCCGACCGACCACCCGACCTTCATTTCGGGTCGAACCGCGGCGATCGTCATTGACGGCGAGGAAGTCGGTGTCATCGGCGAGGTCCATCCGAAAGTGCTCGTCGAACACGACCTCGAGGTGCCGGTGTCGGCCTTCGAGTTCGACCTCGAGGCGCTCCGGTAG